In Magnetococcales bacterium, the sequence AAGACGGCGAATGGCCGAAGCCAGGGCGTCGCTCTGTTTCGGCGGCACCAGCAGGCCGGTCTGCTCGGCAATGACCAATTCCCCGATGCTGCCGATGGGGGTGGAGATCACCGGCAGACCCGTGGCCATGGCCTGCATCAGGGCCTGGGGCACCCCCTCTTCGGCGTAGGAGGGCAGCACGAAGAGATCCATGGCCTGCAGCCAGAGGGGCACATCCTCTCGGTTTCCGGGCATGATCAGCCGCTCCGTGAGGCCCAGTTCAGCGGCCAGTCGTTGCAGATTGGCCCGTTGCGGGCCATCCCCCACCACCAGCAGGTGGCGGGATGGCTCTTCCCGGATCAATTCCGCCATGGCCTGGAAGAGGTAGACGTGACCTTTCCAGTTGCGCAGCGTGGCCACGATGCCCACGATCGGTGCGGTCTCCGGCAGACCGAGGGCGTGCCGCGCCGCCGATTTGTCGCCGGGATGGAACCGTTCCAGGTCGATGCCGGTGGGGATCGAGGTCATGTGGTCCGGGGCAACGCCGTTTTCGCTGTGCAGCCGGCTTTTCAGCGCCTCTCCGGTGGTGACCAGATGGTCGCAGCCTTTGCTGTAGAGCCAGCGGGTCAGGGGATCCTGACCCACGGTGGTGGAGACGTGGCGCAGGCGCAGCAGCGGAGGTCGCGGGGCAAGGGTGCGCACCGCCACCGCCGCCAGCCAACTGT encodes:
- a CDS encoding glycosyltransferase; this translates as MEAGSNPSAVSPPWRILHVEASCGWGGQEIRTLTEARGLIGRGHELLLLAPEEAHILRNAPQYGVPAQATPLGKKSLSALWAMRKQLLRFAPHIVVSHSSVDSWLAAVAVRTLAPRPPLLRLRHVSTTVGQDPLTRWLYSKGCDHLVTTGEALKSRLHSENGVAPDHMTSIPTGIDLERFHPGDKSAARHALGLPETAPIVGIVATLRNWKGHVYLFQAMAELIREEPSRHLLVVGDGPQRANLQRLAAELGLTERLIMPGNREDVPLWLQAMDLFVLPSYAEEGVPQALMQAMATGLPVISTPIGSIGELVIAEQTGLLVPPKQSDALASAIRRLLEHPEQRQQLGEGALHHAREHCGLERMLDRMEALFHRLIVPATGSR